CAACGGAACCGCAGTGCTTGTGTCCGTATCCCTGTCTACTCCACAAGTGAGGGTTCAAAACGGATTGAATTCCGCACACCGGATCCGTCCTGTAATCCTTACCTCGCCTTTAGTGCGTTACTGATGGCAGGACTTGACGGTATACAGAATCGTATCGATCCGGGTGATCCATTGGATAAAGACCTTTATGACCTCGAGCCGGAAGAACTCGCGGATATTGAGTCCACGCCGGTCTCCCTCGGCGATGCCCTCGATGCCTTGGAAGACGACCACGAATATCTCCTCAAAGGCGACGTGTTCACCCAAGATGTCTTGGATGTCTGGATTGATTACAAACGTGAAAATGAGGTTGATGCTATAAACATGCGGCCACACCCGTATGAATTCTTCCTCTATCACGATATTTAAACCGCGTGAACGAGGCTATTAAAGAACGTTCTGTAGGGCAGGTTCCCGCATTTGCCCTACAGACTCGTTTCTGTAAGCCTTGAGGGCAGAGATTGCAAGCCCTGATTGAAAGGCAGAGATTGCTATACAACCCTATTCACTTTTAGCAAGGAGAATCTCATGAAAAAACTGGAATGTATTATCCGCCCCTTCAAACTGGAGGAGGTCAAAGAGGCACTCAGCAGTGTGGGTGTTCGGGGCATGACAGTCAGCGAAGTTCGTGGATTCGGGCGTAGCCGTGGTCACACCGAACTCTACCGCGGTAGCGAATACACGATCGAATTTGTCCCGAAATTAAA
This genomic stretch from Candidatus Poribacteria bacterium harbors:
- a CDS encoding P-II family nitrogen regulator is translated as MKKLECIIRPFKLEEVKEALSSVGVRGMTVSEVRGFGRSRGHTELYRGSEYTIEFVPKLKIEIVVAEENVDKVVEAVQTAASTGKIGDGKIFVLPIDETIRIRTGERGPAAV